From Jaculus jaculus isolate mJacJac1 chromosome 19, mJacJac1.mat.Y.cur, whole genome shotgun sequence, a single genomic window includes:
- the Sema4a gene encoding semaphorin-4A codes for MALSALGLDPWSPLGLLCSHLFLLLSLPPAVGADGQGPVPRVKYHSGDSCRALSFYQKGLQDFDTLLLSDDGNTLYVGARETILALNIQDPGVPRLRSTIPWPASERKKNDCAFKKKSNETQCLNFIRVLVSFNATHLYSCGTYAFSPACTFIELQDSNLVPILEDRVLEGKGQSPFDPAHKNTAVLVDGMLYSGTMNNFLGSEPILMRTLGSQPVLKTDTFLRWLHPDASFVAAIPSTQFVYFFFEETASEFDFFEKLHTSRVARVCQNDVGGEKLLQKKWTTFLKAQLLCAQPGQLPFNVIRHAVLLPSEGPSGARIYAAFTSQWQVGGTRSSAVCVFSLANIERVFKGKFKEMNKESSRWTTYRGPETSPRPGSCSVGPSSDKALTFMKDHFLMDEQVVGTALLVKSGVEYTRLAVETARGLDGSSHLVMYLGTSAGSLHKAVVARDRGAHLVEEIQLSPEPEPVRSLLLAPTQGAVFAGFSGAVWKVPRANCSVYESCVDCVLARDPHCAWDPESGTCRLLSGPAQSSWRQDAERGNPEWACTRGLMGRSPRRQSPPQLIKEVLAVPSSILELPCPHLSALASYHWSHSKAAVPEASSAIYNGSLLLLPRDGVGGLYQCVATENGYSYPVVSYWVDTQDRSLALDPELAGIPRQRVQVPLTRVGGGAALAAQRSYWPHFLVVTVLLALVLSGALIYLLASPLGALWARSKVQSCDTLPPVEKAPLSREQCLQPPKNQRTSESDVNADNRHLGTEVA; via the exons ATGGCCCTCTCAGCCctgggcctggacccctggaGCCCCCTGGGCCTGCTTTGCTCCCATCTATTCCTGCTGCTGTCACTGCCGCCAGCCGTCGGGGCTGATGGGCAGGGGCCTGTGCCCAGGGTCAAGTACCATTCAG GGGACAGCTGCAGGGCCCTCAGCTTCTACCAGAAAGGCCTCCAGGACTTTGACACTCTGCTCCTGAGTGATGATGGCAACACGCTGTACGTGGGGGCTCGAGAGACCATCCTGGCCTTGAATATCCAAGACCCAGGCGTGCCAAGGCTGAGGAGTACG ATACCCTGGCCAgccagtgagagaaagaagaatgactGTGCCTTTAAGAAGAAAAGCAATGAG ACTCAGTGCCTCAATTTCATCCGCGTCCTGGTCTCCTTCAACGCCACCCACCTCTACAGCTGCGGAACCTATGCTTTCAGCCCAGCTTGTACCTTCATT GAACTCCAAGATTCCAACCTGGTGCCCATCTTGGAGGACAGAGTCCTGGAGGGCAAAGGCCAAAGCCCCTTTGACCCTGCTCACAAGAACACAGCTGTCTTGGTAG ACGGGATGTTATACTCGGGTACCATGAACAACTTCCTGGGCAGCGAGCCCATCCTGATGCGCACGTTGGGATCCCAGCCTGTCCTCAAGACCGACACCTTCCTGCGCTGGCTGCACC CGGACGCCTCCTTCGTGGCAGCCATCCCATCGACGCAGTTCGTCTACTTCTTCTTCGAGGAGACAGCCAGCGAGTTCGACTTCTTCGAGAAGCTGCACACCTCGCGGGTGGCTCGCGTCTGCCAG AACGACGTGGGCGGCGAGAAGTTGCTGCAGAAGAAATGGACCACCTTCCTGAAAGCGCAGCTGCTGTGTGCCCAGCCCGGGCAGCTGCCGTTCAACGTGATCCGCCACGCCGTCCTGCTGCCCTCGGAGGGTCCTTCCGGTGCCCGCATCTACGCGGCCTTCACCTCGCAGTG GCAGGTCGGCGGGACCAGGAGCTCTGCAGTTTGTGTTTTCTCCCTCGCCAACATCGAACGCGTCTTTAAGGGGAAGTTCAAGGAGATGAACAAAGAAAGTTCACGCTGGACCACGTACAGGGGCCCTGAGACCAGCCCTCGGCCAGGCAGT tgCTCCGTGGGCCCCTCCTCCGACAAAGCCTTGACCTTCATGAAGGACCACTTCCTGATGGACGAGCAGGTGGTGGGAACAGCCCTGCTGGTGAAGTCCGGTGTGGAGTACACCCGGCTTGCGGTGGAGACAGCTCGGGGCCTGGACGGGAGTAGCCACCTGGTCATGTACCTGGGCACCT CCGCGGGCTCGCTGCACAAGGCGGTGGTGGCCCGGGACCGCGGCGCTCACCTGGTGGAGGAGATCCAACTGAGCCCTGAGCCCGAGCCCGTCCGCAGCCTGCTGCTGGCCCCCACCCAG GGCGCAGTGTTTGCAGGCTTCTCAGGAGCCGTCTGGAAGGTTCCCCGAGCCAACTGCAGCGTCTATGAGAGCTGTGTGGATTGTGTCCTGGCCCGGGACCCCCACTGCGCCTGGGACCCCGAGTCCGGAACCTGCCGCCTTCTGTCAGGGCCCGCTCA GAGCTCTTGGAGGCAGGACGCAGAGCGAGGAAATCCAGAGTGGGCATGTACCCGTGGCCTCATGGGCAGGAGCCCCCGGCGGCAGAGCCCCCCTCAACTCA TTAAAGAAGTCCTGGCGGTGCCCAGCTCCATCCTGGAACTGCCCTGCCCCCACCTGTCTGCACTGGCTTCTTACCACTGGAGTCACAGCAAGGCGGCAGTCCCCGAGGCCTCCTCTGCCATCTACAACGGCTCTCTCCTTCTGCTGCCAAGGGATGGAGTCGGGGGTCTCTATCAGTGTGTAGCCACCGAGAATGGCTATTCCTACCCTGTGGTCTCCTACTGGGTGGACACCCAGGACCGGTCCCTGGCGCTGGATCCTGAACTGGCAGGCATTCCCCGGCAGCGTGTGCAGGTCCCGCTGACAAGGGTAGGTGGCGGCGCTGCCCTGGCTGCCCAGCGGTCCTACTGGCCTCATTTTCTCGTCGTCACCGTCCTCCTGGCATTAGTGCTCTCGGGAGCACTCATCTACCTCCTTGCCTCCCCGCTGGGAGCACTCTGGGCTCGAAGCAAGGTCCAGAGCTGTGACACTCTGCCCCCTGTGGAGAAGGCCCCCCTGAGCAGGGAGCAGTGTCTGCAGCCTCCCAAGAACCAGAGGACCTCTGAGAGTGACGTGAATGCTGACAACCGTCATCTGGGCACGGAGGTGGCTTAA